In Xiphophorus hellerii strain 12219 chromosome 4, Xiphophorus_hellerii-4.1, whole genome shotgun sequence, a single genomic region encodes these proteins:
- the LOC116718660 gene encoding phosphorylase b kinase regulatory subunit alpha, liver isoform isoform X2 translates to MKEVHGKHFKQLPVRMRSRSNSGVRLDGYARLVQETILCHQNPVTGLLPASIQKKDAWVRDNVYSVLAVWGLGMAYRKNADRDEDKAKAYELEQSVVKLMQGLLQCMMRQVDKVEKFKHTQSTKDCLHAKYNTATCGTVVRDDQWGHLQVDATSIYLLMLAQMTASGLQIISNLDEVAFIQNLVFYIEAAYKVADYGMWERGDKTNQGIPELNGSSVGMAKAALEAIDELDLFGAHGGPKSVIHVLPDEVEHCQAILCSMLPRASTSKEIDAGLLSVISFPAFAVEDADLVAITKSEIISKLQGRYGCCRFIRDGYHCPKEDPSRLHYDPAELKLFENIECEWPVFWTYLILDGIFTGDHVQVQEYREALEGVLIRGKNGIKLLPELYAVPLDKVEEEYSNPHSVDRMAMGQLPHMWGQSLFIVGCLLAEGFLAPGEIDPLNRRFSTNFKPDVVVQVCVLAESEAIKELLRDAGVAVQTISEVMPIRVMPARILSHIYVRLGNCRKLNLSGRPYRHIGVLGTSKFYEIRNHSYIFTPQFLDQHHFYLALDNQMIVEMLRTELAYLSSCWRMTGRPTLTFPITRSMLVEDGDAIDPCILSTLRKLEDGYFAGARVQMSDLSSVQTTSFYTRLTFLDEDTDDSLFDDVDDEDNDEYRAEYNTPDLGSKDTFDQYITQLLHSTTTKSYLPPIQRGQHHIFSPEHTTRDILSFMAQVQGLKMPKTSMYLPVAPITNKHRRSLNLLEVPHPQPGPQAKQPEQPKLCSISELHLPRDSQGNTDFAALVNQIKECSTLQDQADILYILYVMKGAEWVVELSGPGQGGVSVRSLLEELYVRAGACKEWGLIRYISGILRKRVEVLAEACTDLISHHKQLTVGLPPEPRERVITMPLPPEELNTLIYEASGQDISIAVLTQEIMVYLAMYVRSQPALFGDMLRLRIGLIMQVMATELARSLHCSGEEASESLMSLSPFDMKNLLHHILSGKEFGVERSMRPIQSTATSPAISIHELGHTGATKTERTGIHKLKSEIKHIFSGGLSLSSNVTSPRSTRCSSPSTPSGMLSPVGHGLGDGQLHWEERQGQWLRRRRLDGAINRVPMGFYQKVWKILQKCHGLSIDGYVLPSSTTREMTAGEIKFAVQVESVLNHVPQPEYRQLLVETVMVLGLVADVDVDSIGGIIHVDRILHLANDLFLNDQKSLSASDYFLEKDPATGICNFFYDSAPSGSYGTMTYLSKAVVTYVQDFLPSSSCLMQ, encoded by the exons ATGAAG GAGGTCCACGGAAAACACTTTAAGCAGTTACCCGTGAGGATGAGGAGCCGCAGTAATTCAGGAGTGAGGCTGGACGGATATGCCAGGCTGGTCCAGGAGACTATCCTGTGTCATCAG AACCCAGTGACTGGACTTCTCCCTGCCAGCATCCAGAAGAAGGATGCCTGGGTGAGGGATAACGTGTACAGTGTCCTGGCTGTGTGGGGGCTGGGCATGGCTTATCGCAAGAACGCTGACCGCGATGAAGACAAAGCCAAGGCCTACGAACTGGAGCAG AGCGTGGTGAAGCTGATGCAGGGCCTTCTGCAGTGCATGATGAGACAG GTGGATAAGGTGGAGAAGTTCAAACACACCCAGAGTACCAAGGATTGCTTGCATGCCAAATATAACACAGCCACCTGCGGCACAGTGGTCAGGGACGACCAGTGGGGCCATCTGCAGGTGGACGCCACCTCCATTTACCTGCTAATGCTGGCACAGATGACAGCCTCAG GTCTCCAAATAATCTCCAACCTTGATGAAGTAGCTTTTATCCAGAACTTAGTTTTCTACATTGAGGCAGCCTACAAAGTGGCG GATTATGGGATGTGGGAGCGAGGTGATAAGACCAACCAGGGCATACCCGAGCTCAACGGCAGCTCTGTAGGAATGGCCAAG GCAGCTCTGGAGGCCATCGATGAGCTGGATCTGTTTGGGGCTCACGGAGGGCCGAAGTCAGTCATTCACGTTCTACCAGACGAGGTGGAGCACTGTCAG GCCATCCTCTGCTCCATGCTTCCAAGAGCCTCAACTTCCAAGGAGATAGATGCCGGCCTTCTGTCCGTTATTTCATTCCCTGCTTTTGCCGTGGAGGATGCTGACCTGGTGGCCATCACTAAGTCCGAAATTATCAGCAAACTGCAG GGTCGCTATGGCTGCTGTCGCTTCATCAGGGATGGATATCACTGTCCTAAAGAG GATCCATCTCGGCTGCACTACGATCCTGCAGAGCTCAAGTTGTTTGAGAACATCGAATGTGAGTGGCCGGTGTTCTGGACGTATCTCATCCTCGACGGCATCTTTACTGGAGATCACGTGCAG GTGCAGGAGTACCGAGAGGCGCTGGAAGGCGTTTTAATCAGAGGGAAAAATGGCATCAAACTCCTGCCTGAACTTTATGCTGTACCACTTGATAAG GTGGAGGAGGAATACAGCAATCCTCACTCTGTGGACAGGATGGCCATGGGACAGCTTCCACACATGTGGGGACAATCCCTCTTCATTGTGGGATGTCTTCTGGCTGAG GGCTTTCTTGCACCAGGAGAGATAGATCCTCTCAACAGGAGATTCTCTACAAACTTCAAACCTGACGTTGTGGTACAAG TCTGTGTGCTAGCAGAGTCAGAAGCGATCAAGGAGTTGCTAAGAGATGCTGGCGTTGCGGTGCAGACCATATCAGAGGTTATGCCTATAAGAGTCATGCCTGCTCGCATCCTGAGCCACATCTATGTCAGACTGG GAAACTGCAGGAAGCTGAATTTGAGCGGAAGGCCGTACAGACACATTGGAGTTCTGGGAACGTCCAAGTTCTACGAGATCAGGAATCATTCCTACATCTTCACCCCTCAG TTTTTAGATCAGCATCATTTCTACCTGGCGCTGGACAACCAGATGATTGTTGAGATGTTACGAACCGAGCTGGCCTATCTGTCGTCCTGCTGGAGGATGACGGGACGGCCCACGCTCACCTTCCCTATCACACGCAGCATGCTGG TTGAGGATGGAGATGCAATAGATCCATGTATCTTATCCACTCTCAGAAAGCTGGAGGATGGCTATTTCGCCGGAGCGAG AGTGCAGATGTCAGATCTGTCAAGTGTCCAGACTACGTCGTTCTACACCCGCCTGACCTTCCTGGATGAAGACACTGACGATAGTTTATTTGACGATGTAGACGATGAAGATAATGATGAATACAGAGCTGAATATAACACACCTGATC tgGGCTCTAAGGACACATTTGACCAGTACATCACGCAGCTCCTTCACAGCACTACCACCAAGTCCTATCTACCTCCCATCCAGAGGGGGCAGCACCACATCTTCAGCCCTGAGCACACCACCAGGGACATCCTGTCCTTTATGGCTCAGGTCCAAGGCTTGAAAATGCCCA agACCTCAATGTATCTTCCTGTGGCTCCAATCACAAACAAGCATCGGAGATCCCTGAACCTCCTTGAAGTTCCTCATCCTCAGCCTGGCCCGCAGGCAAAGCAGCCGGAGCAGCCCAAG CTCTGCAGTATTTCTGAGCTACATCTGCCAAGAGACTCTCAGGGCAACACTGACTTTGCAGCACTGGTGAATCAGATAAAGGAGTGTTCGACTTTGCAGGACCAGGCTGACATTCTCTACATACTCTACGTTATGAA aggAGCGGAGTGGGTGGTGGAGCTGTCAGGACCTGGACAGGGCGGCGTCAGCGTGCGCTCGCTGCTCGAGGAACTGTATGTGCGAGCTGGAGCCTGCAAAGAGTGGGGGCTCATTAGGTACATCTCTGGAATACTACGCAAGAGAGTGGAGGTCCTCGCCGAG GCCTGCACAGATCTGATTTCTCATCACAAGCAGCTGACTGTTGGTCTACCTCCTGAACCAAGAGAAAGAGTGATCACCAT GCCACTTCCCCCAGAGGAGTTAAACACTCTGATATATGAAGCCAGTGGTCAGGATATCAGCATAGCTGTCCTCACTCAG GAAATCATGGTTTATTTAGCCATGTACGTTCGCTCCCAGCCCGCTCTTTTTGGCGACATGCTCCGCCTCAGGATCGGACTCATCATGCAAGTGATGGCCACCGAACTGGCTCGCAGCCTGCACTGTTCAG GAGAGGAGGCGTCAGAGAGTTTGATGAGCCTGAGTCCGTTCGATATGAAGAATCTGCTGCATCACATCCTCAGTGGCAAAGAGTTTGGGGTTGAGAGAAGCA TGCGTCCAATCCAGTCCACAGCCACTAGTCCTGCGATCTCTATTCATGAACTGGGCCACACAGGAGCCACAAAGACTGAACGCACAGGGATTCACAAGTTAAAGAGCGAAATAAAACAT ATCTTCAGTGGCGGTCTTTCCTTGAGTAGCAATGTAACTTCCCCTCGCTCCACG CGTTGCAGCAGCCCCTCTACCCCCAGTGGAATGCTGTCCCCAGTGGGACATGGCCTGGGAGACGGGCAGCTGCACTGGGAGGAGAGGCAGGGCCAGTGGCTGAGGAGACGGCGGCTGGATGGAGCAATCAACAGGGTGCCGATGGGTTTCTACCAGAAAGTTTGGAAGATTCTGCAGAAGTGCCACGGCCTGTCCATTGATGGATACGTGCTGCCCTCGTCCACCACAAGAGAG ATGACAGCAGGAGAGATCAAGTTTGCAGTGCAAGTGGAGTCTGTCCTGAACCACGTCCCCCAACCGGAGTACAGGCAGCTGCTGGTGGAGACTGTGATGGTTCTGGGTCTGGTGGCTGATGTGGACGTGGACAGCATCGGTGGAATTATCCATGTGGACCGCATTCTGCATTTGGCCAACGATCTATTCCTAAATGACCAG AAATCGCTCAGTGCCAGTGATTATTTCCTCGAGAAGGATCCAGCTACTGGAATTTGCAACTTCTTCTACGACAGCGCCCCTAGTGGCAGCTACGGCACCATGACTTATCTCTCCAAGGCAGTCGTCACTTACGTCCAAGACTTCCTGCCAAGTTCCAGCTGTTTGATGCAGTGA
- the LOC116718660 gene encoding phosphorylase b kinase regulatory subunit alpha, liver isoform isoform X1 translates to MKEVHGKHFKQLPVRMRSRSNSGVRLDGYARLVQETILCHQNPVTGLLPASIQKKDAWVRDNVYSVLAVWGLGMAYRKNADRDEDKAKAYELEQSVVKLMQGLLQCMMRQVDKVEKFKHTQSTKDCLHAKYNTATCGTVVRDDQWGHLQVDATSIYLLMLAQMTASGLQIISNLDEVAFIQNLVFYIEAAYKVADYGMWERGDKTNQGIPELNGSSVGMAKAALEAIDELDLFGAHGGPKSVIHVLPDEVEHCQAILCSMLPRASTSKEIDAGLLSVISFPAFAVEDADLVAITKSEIISKLQGRYGCCRFIRDGYHCPKEDPSRLHYDPAELKLFENIECEWPVFWTYLILDGIFTGDHVQVQEYREALEGVLIRGKNGIKLLPELYAVPLDKVEEEYSNPHSVDRMAMGQLPHMWGQSLFIVGCLLAEGFLAPGEIDPLNRRFSTNFKPDVVVQVCVLAESEAIKELLRDAGVAVQTISEVMPIRVMPARILSHIYVRLGNCRKLNLSGRPYRHIGVLGTSKFYEIRNHSYIFTPQFLDQHHFYLALDNQMIVEMLRTELAYLSSCWRMTGRPTLTFPITRSMLVEDGDAIDPCILSTLRKLEDGYFAGARVQMSDLSSVQTTSFYTRLTFLDEDTDDSLFDDVDDEDNDEYRAEYNTPDLGSKDTFDQYITQLLHSTTTKSYLPPIQRGQHHIFSPEHTTRDILSFMAQVQGLKMPKTSMYLPVAPITNKHRRSLNLLEVPHPQPGPQAKQPEQPKLCSISELHLPRDSQGNTDFAALVNQIKECSTLQDQADILYILYVMKGAEWVVELSGPGQGGVSVRSLLEELYVRAGACKEWGLIRYISGILRKRVEVLAEACTDLISHHKQLTVGLPPEPRERVITMPLPPEELNTLIYEASGQDISIAVLTQEIMVYLAMYVRSQPALFGDMLRLRIGLIMQVMATELARSLHCSGEEASESLMSLSPFDMKNLLHHILSGKEFGVERSMRPIQSTATSPAISIHELGHTGATKTERTGIHKLKSEIKHLDGSRPLSIFSGGLSLSSNVTSPRSTRCSSPSTPSGMLSPVGHGLGDGQLHWEERQGQWLRRRRLDGAINRVPMGFYQKVWKILQKCHGLSIDGYVLPSSTTREMTAGEIKFAVQVESVLNHVPQPEYRQLLVETVMVLGLVADVDVDSIGGIIHVDRILHLANDLFLNDQKSLSASDYFLEKDPATGICNFFYDSAPSGSYGTMTYLSKAVVTYVQDFLPSSSCLMQ, encoded by the exons ATGAAG GAGGTCCACGGAAAACACTTTAAGCAGTTACCCGTGAGGATGAGGAGCCGCAGTAATTCAGGAGTGAGGCTGGACGGATATGCCAGGCTGGTCCAGGAGACTATCCTGTGTCATCAG AACCCAGTGACTGGACTTCTCCCTGCCAGCATCCAGAAGAAGGATGCCTGGGTGAGGGATAACGTGTACAGTGTCCTGGCTGTGTGGGGGCTGGGCATGGCTTATCGCAAGAACGCTGACCGCGATGAAGACAAAGCCAAGGCCTACGAACTGGAGCAG AGCGTGGTGAAGCTGATGCAGGGCCTTCTGCAGTGCATGATGAGACAG GTGGATAAGGTGGAGAAGTTCAAACACACCCAGAGTACCAAGGATTGCTTGCATGCCAAATATAACACAGCCACCTGCGGCACAGTGGTCAGGGACGACCAGTGGGGCCATCTGCAGGTGGACGCCACCTCCATTTACCTGCTAATGCTGGCACAGATGACAGCCTCAG GTCTCCAAATAATCTCCAACCTTGATGAAGTAGCTTTTATCCAGAACTTAGTTTTCTACATTGAGGCAGCCTACAAAGTGGCG GATTATGGGATGTGGGAGCGAGGTGATAAGACCAACCAGGGCATACCCGAGCTCAACGGCAGCTCTGTAGGAATGGCCAAG GCAGCTCTGGAGGCCATCGATGAGCTGGATCTGTTTGGGGCTCACGGAGGGCCGAAGTCAGTCATTCACGTTCTACCAGACGAGGTGGAGCACTGTCAG GCCATCCTCTGCTCCATGCTTCCAAGAGCCTCAACTTCCAAGGAGATAGATGCCGGCCTTCTGTCCGTTATTTCATTCCCTGCTTTTGCCGTGGAGGATGCTGACCTGGTGGCCATCACTAAGTCCGAAATTATCAGCAAACTGCAG GGTCGCTATGGCTGCTGTCGCTTCATCAGGGATGGATATCACTGTCCTAAAGAG GATCCATCTCGGCTGCACTACGATCCTGCAGAGCTCAAGTTGTTTGAGAACATCGAATGTGAGTGGCCGGTGTTCTGGACGTATCTCATCCTCGACGGCATCTTTACTGGAGATCACGTGCAG GTGCAGGAGTACCGAGAGGCGCTGGAAGGCGTTTTAATCAGAGGGAAAAATGGCATCAAACTCCTGCCTGAACTTTATGCTGTACCACTTGATAAG GTGGAGGAGGAATACAGCAATCCTCACTCTGTGGACAGGATGGCCATGGGACAGCTTCCACACATGTGGGGACAATCCCTCTTCATTGTGGGATGTCTTCTGGCTGAG GGCTTTCTTGCACCAGGAGAGATAGATCCTCTCAACAGGAGATTCTCTACAAACTTCAAACCTGACGTTGTGGTACAAG TCTGTGTGCTAGCAGAGTCAGAAGCGATCAAGGAGTTGCTAAGAGATGCTGGCGTTGCGGTGCAGACCATATCAGAGGTTATGCCTATAAGAGTCATGCCTGCTCGCATCCTGAGCCACATCTATGTCAGACTGG GAAACTGCAGGAAGCTGAATTTGAGCGGAAGGCCGTACAGACACATTGGAGTTCTGGGAACGTCCAAGTTCTACGAGATCAGGAATCATTCCTACATCTTCACCCCTCAG TTTTTAGATCAGCATCATTTCTACCTGGCGCTGGACAACCAGATGATTGTTGAGATGTTACGAACCGAGCTGGCCTATCTGTCGTCCTGCTGGAGGATGACGGGACGGCCCACGCTCACCTTCCCTATCACACGCAGCATGCTGG TTGAGGATGGAGATGCAATAGATCCATGTATCTTATCCACTCTCAGAAAGCTGGAGGATGGCTATTTCGCCGGAGCGAG AGTGCAGATGTCAGATCTGTCAAGTGTCCAGACTACGTCGTTCTACACCCGCCTGACCTTCCTGGATGAAGACACTGACGATAGTTTATTTGACGATGTAGACGATGAAGATAATGATGAATACAGAGCTGAATATAACACACCTGATC tgGGCTCTAAGGACACATTTGACCAGTACATCACGCAGCTCCTTCACAGCACTACCACCAAGTCCTATCTACCTCCCATCCAGAGGGGGCAGCACCACATCTTCAGCCCTGAGCACACCACCAGGGACATCCTGTCCTTTATGGCTCAGGTCCAAGGCTTGAAAATGCCCA agACCTCAATGTATCTTCCTGTGGCTCCAATCACAAACAAGCATCGGAGATCCCTGAACCTCCTTGAAGTTCCTCATCCTCAGCCTGGCCCGCAGGCAAAGCAGCCGGAGCAGCCCAAG CTCTGCAGTATTTCTGAGCTACATCTGCCAAGAGACTCTCAGGGCAACACTGACTTTGCAGCACTGGTGAATCAGATAAAGGAGTGTTCGACTTTGCAGGACCAGGCTGACATTCTCTACATACTCTACGTTATGAA aggAGCGGAGTGGGTGGTGGAGCTGTCAGGACCTGGACAGGGCGGCGTCAGCGTGCGCTCGCTGCTCGAGGAACTGTATGTGCGAGCTGGAGCCTGCAAAGAGTGGGGGCTCATTAGGTACATCTCTGGAATACTACGCAAGAGAGTGGAGGTCCTCGCCGAG GCCTGCACAGATCTGATTTCTCATCACAAGCAGCTGACTGTTGGTCTACCTCCTGAACCAAGAGAAAGAGTGATCACCAT GCCACTTCCCCCAGAGGAGTTAAACACTCTGATATATGAAGCCAGTGGTCAGGATATCAGCATAGCTGTCCTCACTCAG GAAATCATGGTTTATTTAGCCATGTACGTTCGCTCCCAGCCCGCTCTTTTTGGCGACATGCTCCGCCTCAGGATCGGACTCATCATGCAAGTGATGGCCACCGAACTGGCTCGCAGCCTGCACTGTTCAG GAGAGGAGGCGTCAGAGAGTTTGATGAGCCTGAGTCCGTTCGATATGAAGAATCTGCTGCATCACATCCTCAGTGGCAAAGAGTTTGGGGTTGAGAGAAGCA TGCGTCCAATCCAGTCCACAGCCACTAGTCCTGCGATCTCTATTCATGAACTGGGCCACACAGGAGCCACAAAGACTGAACGCACAGGGATTCACAAGTTAAAGAGCGAAATAAAACAT CTGGATGGCTCTCGACCTCTCAGT ATCTTCAGTGGCGGTCTTTCCTTGAGTAGCAATGTAACTTCCCCTCGCTCCACG CGTTGCAGCAGCCCCTCTACCCCCAGTGGAATGCTGTCCCCAGTGGGACATGGCCTGGGAGACGGGCAGCTGCACTGGGAGGAGAGGCAGGGCCAGTGGCTGAGGAGACGGCGGCTGGATGGAGCAATCAACAGGGTGCCGATGGGTTTCTACCAGAAAGTTTGGAAGATTCTGCAGAAGTGCCACGGCCTGTCCATTGATGGATACGTGCTGCCCTCGTCCACCACAAGAGAG ATGACAGCAGGAGAGATCAAGTTTGCAGTGCAAGTGGAGTCTGTCCTGAACCACGTCCCCCAACCGGAGTACAGGCAGCTGCTGGTGGAGACTGTGATGGTTCTGGGTCTGGTGGCTGATGTGGACGTGGACAGCATCGGTGGAATTATCCATGTGGACCGCATTCTGCATTTGGCCAACGATCTATTCCTAAATGACCAG AAATCGCTCAGTGCCAGTGATTATTTCCTCGAGAAGGATCCAGCTACTGGAATTTGCAACTTCTTCTACGACAGCGCCCCTAGTGGCAGCTACGGCACCATGACTTATCTCTCCAAGGCAGTCGTCACTTACGTCCAAGACTTCCTGCCAAGTTCCAGCTGTTTGATGCAGTGA